The Xanthomonas sp. DAR 34887 genome has a segment encoding these proteins:
- a CDS encoding RHS repeat domain-containing protein, with translation MNLKTYSIKLCIFIALLILTLLGGEAKAEAWIELTGPTQTSYTAPATYQFQIKSGVIGTGPKAEYLSDIRLLRNNVTISTLPTGTYSENGISAGTYEYVLKATAIRNVNGDEVYRQLSSQVVTITVAAPPVPFDGAEYVSMELPGAMDRGVSYAGAVTFRNTGNTTWRAGDGYRLGQASGYSSAHFGIGEIAVPYDVAPGSTARFTFTATAPQAIGEYLLQWQMNRNGSLFGSTSGNQTIVVAGKFNNALPYEQDVPRTMEAGRTYPVKLRFRNTGNTTWSTSTGYTLGSWNPDNNNRWGVQRVAVRDQIAPQIGALFEFNVVAPTLPGVYSFQWRMLEEGVEWFGDATPDIQITVNGPSSTVIGNIDGVTDSGQINGWACSTRMDVPIELHVYVGGPAGSGTFALSGTANQPSEAGVATACMAGGSHRFSLQMTNELRRERAGKAIHIHGISPVGGPNNEIGGSGSFVVPPGPSGTLSVEPAICTLAIGAQSCNVRLTWSANDSRAQVVRSVAGTLVASGRNGTSEVGIQVGVTEFALTAGGDVLARASATAKAAPTGPGTPSNPAPTLTRRYVYDENLRLCKVIEPETGSTVFAYDAAGNIKWSVQGLDLPNPDNCNYAEAQTSERRIVRTYDVMNRLRTLEHGDGLGDQILDYAPDGLIASTTTYNQNRVPVVTTRSYNSLRVIESEQRSVGAQAPRIVEFGYNTLGEIVRTRYPNGYEVRQTLNAMGEAVRLEDGSGSLLAGNISYSPAGMITTLTYGNGIVRHAQANARNLVSEIKEGSAVSLTYSYDAAGNISKIEDGVRGVSGNITLDYDPLNRLVQASAQAYGGSSNYSFAYDTLDNIVYSRLPGKRESNFIYDDNNRLELVRDQNGSGVSAFAYDVSGNMINRDGHPFLFDVGGRLRAAGNVQRYLYDAAGYRASAETAAGDTSTWHYLASGQLINSKEGGNESDYIYLGDQLIAIRNTGSSATSLKYMHHDALGSLAGTSDASGTVLEHYFWTPYGESDNPIQPGVPGFTGHISDSDTGLVYMGQRLYDPKLARFISVDPLAASNTDGVAFNRYLYANNNPFRFSDPSGNCAEVTGSHMCDGKGFAGSNVQVTQYTESGVPIHNPNAAAPAPESNDSTFDAFTEAFTERNWFTGQGSLTDVDAVAESIIAPLMNSPAGGTMAGGAKVAGFLLVFRVGNATKGFGNLTRAGEFGLGSYNALRKAVGVGSGTHVHHLIEKRFASLLGQNKGDMLSVVVTRDEHKAFSAAWRAAIPTGQGTANATRQDVMNAARRIYANYPAIREALGL, from the coding sequence GTGAACCTGAAAACCTATTCAATCAAGTTGTGCATTTTTATCGCACTCCTCATCCTTACATTATTAGGTGGTGAGGCAAAAGCTGAAGCGTGGATTGAATTAACGGGTCCGACTCAGACCAGTTATACTGCGCCGGCTACGTACCAATTCCAGATCAAGAGCGGCGTCATCGGCACGGGGCCTAAAGCTGAATATTTATCCGATATACGCTTGCTCCGCAACAACGTTACGATTTCCACTCTTCCTACAGGAACATACTCAGAAAATGGGATCTCTGCTGGAACATACGAATATGTACTGAAGGCGACCGCCATTCGGAACGTCAATGGCGACGAAGTTTATCGCCAGCTGAGTTCCCAAGTGGTTACCATCACTGTGGCAGCGCCGCCAGTTCCCTTTGATGGAGCCGAATACGTCTCCATGGAACTTCCTGGGGCGATGGACCGTGGTGTTTCATATGCTGGTGCTGTTACATTCCGTAATACAGGAAACACCACCTGGCGCGCGGGAGACGGCTACCGACTCGGACAGGCATCGGGCTATAGCTCTGCTCATTTCGGAATTGGTGAGATTGCAGTGCCTTATGACGTGGCACCTGGCAGTACGGCTAGGTTTACGTTCACTGCGACGGCACCGCAGGCGATCGGGGAGTATTTGCTGCAATGGCAGATGAATCGAAACGGTTCGTTGTTCGGCAGCACGAGCGGTAACCAAACGATCGTTGTTGCCGGGAAGTTCAACAATGCGCTTCCATATGAGCAAGACGTACCACGAACCATGGAGGCTGGCCGGACCTATCCAGTCAAGCTGCGATTCCGAAACACCGGAAACACAACATGGTCGACCTCGACGGGTTATACGCTCGGATCTTGGAACCCCGATAACAATAACCGGTGGGGCGTGCAGCGAGTCGCGGTGAGGGATCAAATCGCACCGCAAATCGGCGCGCTTTTTGAGTTCAATGTCGTGGCACCGACATTGCCTGGCGTCTATAGTTTTCAGTGGCGCATGCTTGAGGAAGGGGTAGAGTGGTTTGGCGATGCGACCCCAGACATCCAGATAACGGTCAACGGACCGTCGTCCACCGTTATTGGCAACATCGACGGGGTCACCGATAGCGGACAGATTAACGGCTGGGCATGTTCTACGCGGATGGATGTCCCGATCGAACTCCACGTGTACGTAGGCGGCCCCGCGGGTTCAGGTACCTTCGCATTGAGTGGCACCGCAAATCAGCCAAGCGAAGCTGGGGTCGCTACCGCCTGCATGGCCGGCGGCAGTCATCGGTTCTCCTTGCAGATGACGAACGAACTGCGGCGGGAGCGGGCCGGCAAAGCCATCCATATACACGGCATTTCCCCTGTTGGTGGACCTAACAACGAGATTGGCGGTTCCGGATCATTCGTTGTGCCGCCGGGTCCGAGTGGGACTCTCTCGGTAGAGCCCGCTATCTGTACGTTGGCCATCGGTGCGCAGAGTTGCAATGTTCGTCTGACGTGGTCGGCGAACGATTCACGCGCGCAAGTGGTGCGCAGCGTGGCAGGAACATTGGTCGCTAGCGGTCGGAACGGCACTTCGGAAGTTGGAATCCAAGTGGGGGTCACCGAATTTGCTCTCACGGCCGGCGGAGACGTTCTTGCCCGCGCCAGTGCTACGGCGAAGGCCGCTCCCACCGGGCCGGGGACACCATCAAACCCTGCGCCAACGTTGACACGCCGCTATGTCTATGACGAAAACCTTAGGTTGTGCAAGGTCATCGAACCGGAAACCGGGTCTACGGTGTTCGCGTATGACGCGGCAGGAAATATCAAATGGTCGGTGCAAGGTCTCGATCTTCCGAACCCTGACAATTGCAATTACGCGGAAGCACAAACCTCGGAACGTCGCATCGTACGCACCTACGATGTGATGAATCGCCTGCGTACACTAGAGCATGGCGACGGACTTGGAGATCAGATCCTAGATTACGCACCCGACGGCCTGATTGCTTCGACGACGACTTATAACCAGAATCGTGTTCCGGTCGTAACTACTCGCAGTTACAATTCGCTGCGAGTGATAGAAAGCGAGCAGAGGTCTGTTGGTGCCCAGGCGCCTCGGATCGTAGAATTTGGCTACAACACGCTTGGCGAAATTGTTCGAACCCGCTACCCCAATGGGTATGAGGTAAGGCAGACGCTCAACGCTATGGGTGAAGCCGTTCGCCTTGAAGATGGCTCTGGTTCATTATTGGCCGGCAACATCTCGTATTCGCCGGCGGGAATGATTACCACCCTGACCTATGGAAATGGCATCGTCAGACATGCGCAGGCGAACGCGCGCAACTTGGTCAGCGAGATTAAAGAAGGCTCGGCGGTCTCGTTGACTTACAGCTATGACGCGGCAGGGAATATATCCAAGATTGAAGATGGCGTGCGTGGGGTTTCAGGAAATATTACGCTTGATTATGATCCGCTGAATCGGCTCGTGCAGGCAAGTGCGCAGGCATATGGAGGAAGCAGTAACTATTCATTTGCGTATGACACGCTCGACAATATCGTATATTCCAGGTTGCCGGGAAAGCGCGAGAGCAACTTTATATACGACGATAATAATCGTCTTGAGCTTGTTCGCGACCAGAATGGTAGCGGCGTATCGGCATTTGCGTACGACGTAAGCGGAAACATGATTAACCGAGACGGCCACCCGTTCCTATTCGACGTGGGAGGCCGGCTGCGCGCGGCTGGGAATGTTCAGCGCTACCTTTACGATGCTGCCGGATATCGCGCTTCCGCTGAGACCGCGGCGGGCGATACTTCCACCTGGCACTATTTAGCATCAGGCCAGCTGATTAATTCGAAGGAAGGTGGCAATGAGTCTGATTACATCTATCTCGGTGATCAGCTGATCGCAATCAGGAATACTGGCTCTTCGGCGACCAGTCTGAAGTACATGCACCATGATGCACTTGGCAGCTTAGCTGGGACTTCAGATGCCTCCGGAACAGTATTGGAACATTATTTCTGGACACCTTATGGTGAGTCCGATAACCCGATTCAGCCGGGAGTGCCGGGGTTCACGGGCCATATAAGTGACTCTGATACTGGCTTGGTGTACATGGGGCAGCGCCTCTATGATCCAAAATTGGCTAGGTTCATTTCCGTAGATCCTCTCGCGGCCAGTAACACCGATGGTGTTGCATTCAATCGATATTTGTACGCAAATAACAATCCATTCCGGTTCTCTGACCCGTCGGGTAACTGCGCTGAAGTAACCGGATCGCACATGTGCGATGGTAAGGGGTTTGCTGGATCAAACGTACAGGTTACCCAGTACACGGAGTCCGGAGTTCCTATTCACAATCCAAATGCAGCAGCACCAGCGCCCGAGTCAAACGACTCCACTTTTGATGCATTTACTGAGGCCTTCACTGAGCGAAACTGGTTCACCGGGCAGGGTAGCCTCACGGATGTTGATGCTGTTGCGGAATCGATCATTGCACCTCTGATGAATTCGCCTGCCGGAGGTACTATGGCGGGAGGCGCAAAGGTGGCTGGTTTCCTACTAGTGTTCAGAGTAGGGAATGCAACGAAGGGTTTCGGGAACCTGACCCGTGCGGGTGAATTCGGTTTAGGAAGCTACAACGCCTTAAGGAAGGCCGTGGGCGTGGGTTCTGGGACCCACGTGCATCATTTAATTGAGAAGCGTTTCGCGAGTCTGCTTGGTCAGAACAAGGGTGATATGCTTTCTGTTGTGGTTACCCGGGACGAGCACAAAGCTTTCTCGGCTGCTTGGCGTGCAGCGATCCCCACTGGACAAGGAACTGCAAATGCTACCCGTCAAGATGTGATGAATGCTGCGAGGAGAATTTATGCAAACTATCCGGCTATACGCGAAGCTTTAGGACTTTGA
- a CDS encoding sugar-binding protein: MDISDRKGLSASGLPSARGRLRRTSILALLLAIAPIRVFAQDGLFDYQEYEKRVKSAQGLTAISADAVFGDRTSSFDGSTDFYVEDVSLPGNFDLPVSVARRFGVESVNRAINGSEATGLTLFDDWEIEVPHLSGVWTNATGWVTSTGGALTTQRCTANTAPLVIDGHGYDNIGFGIDVKWVKGASEQLLVPDDLNYASAPGLEDPKWITTSKARFTCLSSTRNGYPGEGFIGYTPDGKKYFFDWGVEKPYAVAKYSDGAASRIVNRKRVYLLASRIEDRFGNWVTYSYTGYRLNSIEASDGRLITLTYDGQGRVKTVSANGRVWNYAYAEATNSNDAGLAKVTLPDGSSWAYSHSGRLQSRAPYRNAEDSGVCSNAVGSARPPTQMVVNAPTGAKGVFDFEMTLFIRNPEACEGPQPPYYDMWSLKRRTITGPGLSTMVTSWAYDARPAGDTARGRWVSRLQPDGVEVRERFSVDPRLDERKLLQRQVLNSSRQVMRDEQWTYVFGSDDGPFPKRIGRSLAIMGGQLLDGTLSALSESTIYQDGDTYRSSFSGFDRYARATSISRTGPSGTRSEQRDYHNSATPWVVDQILKVTEPSTGKITYQYSYDALAKPIAVWRAGKLQQEVDYAADGNIARVRDGLARETRIENWYRGVPRLVTNPDGTTNRMTVDDNGWITSTTDELGLITGYSYDSMGRVHEVQPPIDDNQWQKTVINFSQTNAEEYGLPGGHWRTDTIRGNLRQETYHDALWQPVLTREYDNSDPVGTQRFVRKAFDTQGRVSFNSYPSSSSNAASGMWLEYDALGRKISSGQDSEQGLLVSTQSYTTNATVVATDPRGYQSITRFEGYDAPDYQKPAQIIRADGSKVTVKRNLFGLPTEVAQSSN, encoded by the coding sequence ATGGATATCTCCGATAGGAAAGGTTTGTCTGCTTCGGGTCTACCTAGCGCCCGTGGGCGCCTTCGAAGGACATCAATTTTAGCGCTCCTGCTTGCAATTGCTCCTATAAGGGTATTTGCGCAGGACGGCCTCTTTGATTATCAAGAGTATGAAAAGCGAGTGAAGTCGGCACAAGGCCTGACCGCTATTTCAGCCGACGCGGTTTTTGGTGATCGTACATCAAGCTTCGACGGCAGTACCGACTTCTACGTGGAAGATGTCTCATTGCCCGGCAATTTCGATCTGCCGGTGAGCGTGGCACGTCGCTTTGGTGTGGAATCAGTTAATCGAGCAATCAATGGAAGCGAAGCCACTGGCCTCACACTGTTTGACGACTGGGAAATTGAAGTTCCCCACCTGTCCGGTGTCTGGACCAATGCGACAGGATGGGTCACAAGCACGGGTGGAGCATTAACGACACAACGATGCACTGCCAATACTGCACCACTTGTTATTGATGGCCATGGTTACGACAACATAGGCTTCGGTATTGATGTGAAATGGGTCAAGGGTGCGAGTGAACAGCTCTTGGTCCCAGATGATTTAAACTACGCGAGTGCTCCTGGGCTTGAGGATCCTAAGTGGATTACGACTTCTAAAGCGCGTTTTACGTGTTTATCTTCAACCCGCAACGGCTATCCCGGCGAAGGCTTTATCGGATACACGCCCGATGGGAAAAAATATTTCTTCGACTGGGGCGTAGAGAAACCTTACGCTGTTGCTAAGTACAGCGATGGCGCTGCATCTCGTATCGTCAATCGCAAACGCGTATATCTACTTGCATCACGCATTGAAGACCGATTTGGAAACTGGGTTACTTATAGCTATACCGGTTATCGCCTCAATAGCATCGAAGCTAGTGACGGACGCCTGATCACTTTGACATACGATGGACAGGGAAGGGTTAAGACGGTAAGTGCGAATGGTCGCGTGTGGAACTATGCCTATGCCGAGGCTACAAATAGCAACGACGCCGGATTAGCCAAAGTCACATTGCCAGATGGTTCTTCTTGGGCTTATAGCCATTCTGGCCGTCTGCAGTCACGTGCGCCATACCGAAACGCAGAGGATAGTGGGGTGTGCTCCAATGCGGTCGGTTCTGCGCGTCCGCCAACCCAGATGGTCGTCAATGCACCGACCGGGGCCAAGGGCGTATTCGATTTCGAGATGACTCTGTTCATACGAAACCCCGAAGCTTGCGAGGGGCCACAACCACCCTACTACGACATGTGGTCACTGAAACGACGGACGATTACCGGACCAGGGCTGTCTACTATGGTGACTAGCTGGGCCTATGACGCGCGGCCAGCAGGTGATACTGCGCGTGGACGCTGGGTCAGTCGCCTGCAGCCGGACGGCGTTGAAGTTCGCGAACGTTTTAGCGTTGATCCCAGGCTCGATGAGCGCAAACTGTTGCAGAGGCAGGTCCTGAACTCGAGCAGGCAGGTCATGCGAGACGAACAGTGGACCTATGTCTTTGGATCTGATGACGGTCCCTTCCCTAAGCGCATTGGCCGTTCTCTTGCAATTATGGGAGGTCAGCTACTTGACGGGACGCTGAGTGCGTTGAGCGAAAGTACAATCTATCAAGACGGTGACACCTATCGTTCAAGCTTCTCTGGTTTCGATCGCTACGCACGAGCCACGAGTATATCTCGGACGGGCCCATCTGGAACGCGCTCGGAGCAGCGCGATTACCACAACAGCGCCACGCCCTGGGTGGTAGATCAGATCCTTAAGGTCACTGAGCCCAGCACCGGAAAAATAACATACCAATACAGTTACGACGCACTGGCGAAGCCCATCGCCGTCTGGCGTGCTGGCAAGTTGCAGCAAGAGGTGGACTATGCAGCTGACGGTAATATCGCGCGAGTGCGCGATGGCTTGGCCAGGGAAACGCGGATAGAGAATTGGTACAGGGGCGTGCCAAGGTTGGTCACAAATCCGGATGGCACTACCAATCGCATGACTGTTGATGACAACGGATGGATTACGTCCACTACCGATGAACTGGGCTTGATCACTGGCTATTCGTATGACTCTATGGGTCGAGTGCATGAAGTGCAGCCTCCGATTGACGATAACCAATGGCAGAAGACTGTCATAAACTTTAGTCAAACGAACGCGGAGGAGTATGGGCTGCCGGGTGGACACTGGCGCACCGACACCATTCGGGGGAACCTACGCCAAGAGACCTACCACGATGCACTTTGGCAGCCAGTTCTAACTCGCGAGTACGACAACAGTGATCCTGTCGGAACCCAGAGGTTTGTACGCAAGGCGTTTGACACCCAAGGTCGGGTTTCGTTCAATTCCTATCCGTCTAGCAGCAGTAATGCGGCTTCTGGTATGTGGCTGGAATATGATGCGCTCGGCCGCAAGATTTCGTCCGGACAAGACAGTGAGCAGGGTCTGTTGGTCAGCACGCAATCCTATACGACGAACGCCACTGTAGTTGCAACCGATCCACGCGGTTACCAGAGCATCACCCGCTTTGAAGGCTATGACGCGCCGGACTACCAAAAGCCAGCGCAGATCATTCGTGCCGATGGCAGCAAAGTCACGGTGAAGCGAAACCTGTTTGGGTTACCAACAGAAGTTGCGCAATCCTCCAATTGA